A genomic window from Flavobacterium johnsoniae includes:
- a CDS encoding single-stranded DNA-binding protein codes for MNIIGRVTKDAEVRTLSGNRQVVNFSIATNDSYRSKEGERVEQTTYFDCAYWISPKVAEILRKGTLVELSGRVSARAWKGSDGELHAGLNFNTSQIKLHGGVKKEQGEVTATQNKSSRPAVQEPEEDLPF; via the coding sequence ATGAACATCATCGGAAGAGTAACAAAAGACGCAGAGGTACGCACCTTGTCAGGAAACAGACAGGTCGTGAATTTTTCAATAGCGACAAACGATAGCTACAGAAGCAAGGAGGGCGAGCGAGTGGAACAGACCACTTACTTCGACTGCGCCTACTGGATTAGCCCGAAAGTAGCGGAAATACTGAGAAAGGGAACTCTTGTGGAACTGTCAGGCAGGGTAAGCGCAAGAGCATGGAAAGGAAGCGACGGGGAACTGCATGCGGGACTGAACTTCAATACCTCGCAGATTAAGCTGCACGGAGGCGTAAAAAAGGAACAGGGCGAAGTTACGGCAACACAGAACAAAAGCAGCAGACCTGCTGTGCAGGAACCTGAGGAAGACCTGCCGTTTTAA
- a CDS encoding PRTRC system protein E — protein MNSNFFNQIRQMDISGDLHLTIAKSTEGILVVSVMLKNEACGDNAKNIIPPLNLRGTAEELDSGFFHTITAPMQSASGLMADMESFMKQLEQVKMQSAKEKQKADAQKKQHEAKDKRFSDAMTKAEELEKQGRFREAWMKVPEAAEFPDRADEIRRKRTSLSDRFSAPSLFGSEQEKPEPPKEALYPEHAEIQPDEEMSFEEQEYEEEEEDQEEYEY, from the coding sequence ATGAACAGCAATTTTTTCAATCAGATAAGACAGATGGACATTTCAGGGGATCTGCACCTGACCATCGCAAAATCGACCGAAGGCATCCTTGTCGTATCGGTCATGCTTAAAAACGAAGCCTGCGGGGACAATGCCAAAAACATCATACCCCCGCTCAACCTGAGAGGAACAGCAGAGGAACTCGACAGCGGTTTCTTTCACACCATTACCGCCCCGATGCAGAGCGCATCGGGACTGATGGCAGACATGGAATCTTTCATGAAACAGCTGGAACAGGTGAAAATGCAGTCGGCAAAGGAGAAACAGAAAGCCGATGCGCAGAAAAAGCAGCACGAAGCCAAAGACAAAAGATTCAGCGATGCCATGACAAAGGCTGAAGAACTGGAAAAACAGGGCAGATTCCGTGAGGCTTGGATGAAAGTTCCCGAAGCGGCGGAATTTCCCGACAGAGCCGACGAAATACGCAGAAAGAGAACATCCCTGTCGGACAGGTTCTCCGCTCCGAGCCTTTTCGGTTCAGAACAGGAAAAGCCCGAACCGCCCAAAGAGGCGCTCTATCCCGAACATGCAGAGATTCAGCCCGATGAGGAAATGTCCTTTGAGGAGCAGGAATATGAAGAGGAAGAAGAAGACCAAGAGGAATATGAATATTAA
- a CDS encoding PRTRC system protein C, with the protein MLLATHLQRVFIIIEKGQQIRLSDPEPRWSVEAVLNFYAPTYPILTTSKISAPVIRDDAVEYRFETVMGTKG; encoded by the coding sequence ATGTTACTAGCAACACACCTACAGCGGGTTTTCATAATCATTGAAAAGGGTCAGCAGATAAGGCTGAGCGACCCCGAACCTAGATGGAGCGTCGAGGCGGTGCTGAATTTCTACGCCCCGACATACCCTATCCTGACGACCTCCAAAATTTCAGCGCCAGTCATCAGGGACGATGCGGTGGAATACAGATTCGAAACCGTAATGGGAACAAAAGGATAA
- a CDS encoding DUF932 domain-containing protein codes for MAHNINYNSSTGNYSFFSVKQKAWHNLGKTVQDYPTSAEAIRHAQLDYEVAKTPLYTKALAKEEMQDGTVTAGAELHVPDYFSTIRTDSNTVLGVVGKDYHIVQNREAFSFFDAIVGGGEGILYETAGALGNGERIFITAKLPDYIRVGSGDDVTEKYIFLTTSHDGSGSITAAFTPIRIVCQNTLNASLRSMSNVVRIRHTSGAKQRLDDAHKVMGLANTLSSQLEDIFNHWAKVKVTDTEVKKLIQLALCPNRETLEMLKTGADDAVSAIFRNTVEDAFAYAMASDTQQMETTKGTLYGAYNAVTGYYQNVRTYKDDEAKLQSIVMGGTAQLKSQKAFELCTSFAVDGNKALMLN; via the coding sequence ATGGCACACAATATCAATTACAACAGCAGCACAGGAAATTATTCATTTTTCAGCGTAAAGCAGAAAGCATGGCACAATCTCGGAAAAACGGTGCAGGACTATCCGACAAGCGCAGAAGCCATCAGGCACGCCCAATTGGATTACGAGGTCGCCAAAACGCCTTTATACACCAAAGCCTTGGCAAAGGAGGAAATGCAGGACGGTACTGTGACGGCAGGCGCAGAACTGCACGTTCCCGATTATTTCTCGACCATCCGCACCGACAGCAATACGGTTTTGGGCGTAGTGGGGAAAGACTACCATATAGTACAGAACCGTGAGGCGTTCAGCTTTTTTGACGCCATAGTCGGCGGCGGCGAAGGCATCCTGTATGAAACCGCAGGGGCGTTAGGGAACGGGGAACGCATCTTCATTACAGCCAAGCTTCCCGACTACATCAGGGTCGGCAGCGGGGATGATGTGACTGAAAAATATATTTTCCTGACCACCTCCCACGATGGAAGCGGAAGCATTACAGCAGCCTTCACTCCCATCCGAATCGTATGCCAAAACACACTTAACGCCTCGCTCCGCAGCATGAGCAACGTGGTGCGCATCCGACACACTTCGGGAGCAAAACAGCGCCTTGATGATGCGCACAAGGTCATGGGACTGGCAAACACGCTCAGCAGTCAGCTGGAGGACATCTTCAACCATTGGGCTAAAGTAAAAGTTACGGATACAGAGGTCAAAAAGTTGATTCAGCTGGCATTATGCCCGAACAGGGAAACTCTGGAAATGCTTAAAACTGGCGCAGATGATGCAGTGTCCGCCATTTTCAGAAACACCGTGGAAGATGCTTTTGCCTATGCCATGGCAAGCGACACCCAACAGATGGAAACCACAAAAGGAACGCTTTATGGCGCATACAATGCCGTGACAGGATATTATCAGAACGTGCGCACCTACAAGGACGATGAAGCAAAACTGCAGTCCATCGTGATGGGAGGAACGGCACAGCTGAAATCGCAGAAAGCCTTCGAACTCTGCACCTCTTTTGCCGTGGACGGCAATAAGGCGCTGATGCTGAATTAA